Proteins from a genomic interval of Clostridium scatologenes:
- a CDS encoding cyclodeaminase/cyclohydrolase family protein: MKLVDKTCTDFIEVLASKAAVPGGGGAAALVGAIGMALGSMVCNLTIGKKKYAQYEEKVQGILDKAGQLQEELLKLIDADAECFLPLSKAYGMPKETEEEKKLKEETLQKCLKSACEVPVAIVKQCYESIKLHEALVDNCSMLAISDVGVGVQALRAAIIGAQLNVIININSIKDEAYVEKVKKETEPLIQDGTKIADEVYEKVVKALSK, translated from the coding sequence ATGAAACTAGTAGATAAAACTTGTACAGATTTTATAGAAGTTCTTGCATCAAAGGCAGCAGTACCTGGTGGAGGTGGAGCTGCAGCTTTAGTAGGAGCTATAGGAATGGCATTAGGAAGTATGGTTTGTAATCTTACTATAGGAAAGAAAAAATATGCTCAGTATGAAGAAAAAGTTCAAGGAATACTTGATAAAGCAGGACAACTTCAAGAAGAACTTCTAAAACTTATAGATGCTGATGCAGAATGCTTCCTTCCTCTTTCCAAAGCATATGGTATGCCTAAGGAAACTGAAGAGGAGAAAAAGCTAAAAGAAGAAACTTTGCAGAAATGTTTAAAGTCTGCTTGTGAAGTTCCAGTAGCTATAGTTAAACAGTGTTATGAATCTATAAAACTTCATGAAGCATTAGTTGATAACTGTTCTATGCTTGCTATAAGCGATGTTGGAGTTGGAGTACAGGCTTTAAGAGCTGCTATAATTGGCGCTCAATTGAATGTAATAATTAACATAAATTCAATCAAAGATGAAGCTTATGTTGAAAAAGTAAAAAAGGAAACGGAACCTTTAATACAGGACGGAACAAAAATAGCGGATGAAGTTTATGAAAAAGTAGTGAAAGCACTTAGTAAATAG
- a CDS encoding bifunctional 5,10-methylenetetrahydrofolate dehydrogenase/5,10-methenyltetrahydrofolate cyclohydrolase, translated as MGQIIKGKPVADAISTVLTKEVEELKAKGITPKLTIVRVGANGSDLAYERGALKRCAAIGIDTEVKELPENIEQDDFIAELKKVNEDKATNGILIFRPFPKQLDESVIKYIIAPEKDVDCFSPVNVAKLMEKDETGFAPCTPSAVIEILKYYNIPMKGKNAVVIGRSMVVGKPVSMLLLNENATVTICHSKTQDMPSVTSKADIVIVGIGKAKMIDSKYIGNEAAVIDVGINVDEKGNLCGDADTDSCIEKASMITPVPAGVGSVTTSILAKHVVKACKLQNNLV; from the coding sequence ATGGGTCAAATAATTAAAGGAAAGCCAGTTGCAGACGCGATAAGTACGGTTTTAACTAAGGAAGTAGAAGAATTAAAGGCTAAGGGTATTACTCCAAAACTTACTATAGTAAGAGTTGGAGCAAACGGAAGTGACCTTGCTTATGAAAGAGGAGCTCTTAAAAGATGTGCGGCTATAGGAATAGACACAGAAGTAAAAGAGCTTCCAGAAAACATAGAACAAGACGATTTCATAGCAGAACTTAAGAAAGTAAATGAAGATAAAGCTACTAATGGTATATTAATCTTTAGACCATTCCCAAAACAACTAGATGAAAGTGTTATTAAATATATAATCGCACCAGAAAAGGACGTTGATTGTTTTAGTCCTGTAAATGTCGCTAAATTAATGGAAAAGGATGAAACTGGTTTTGCACCTTGTACTCCATCTGCAGTAATTGAAATATTAAAATATTACAATATTCCTATGAAGGGGAAAAATGCTGTAGTTATAGGAAGATCTATGGTAGTAGGAAAACCAGTGTCAATGTTGCTCTTAAATGAAAATGCAACAGTTACTATATGCCATTCAAAAACTCAGGACATGCCTTCAGTAACTTCCAAAGCGGATATAGTAATAGTTGGAATTGGTAAAGCTAAAATGATAGATTCTAAATATATTGGTAATGAAGCTGCAGTTATAGATGTTGGTATCAATGTTGATGAAAAAGGAAATCTATGTGGAGATGCAGATACCGACAGTTGTATAGAAAAGGCTTCAATGATAACGCCAGTTCCAGCAGGAGTAGGTTCAGTTACAACTTCGATACTTGCTAAACATGTGGTAAAAGCATGTAAATTGCAAAATAATCTAGTATAA
- a CDS encoding methylenetetrahydrofolate reductase C-terminal domain-containing protein: MIISEKKPFEEVLEYLKDSKKVILTGCSLCASTCKVGGEEEVLEMKSKLEENGKAVLGYKILDPSCNLLKTRKDLKSLKEELKEADAVLSMACGDGTQTVAKLLKIPVYPANNTSFIGEIERVGQYKEACKACGSCQLGWTGGICPITMCAKGLLNGPCGGARDGKCEVDPENDCAWILIYNKLKELNKLDNLLEIKEPRDYQINAHPRKVDLRDKE, translated from the coding sequence ATGATTATTTCAGAAAAAAAGCCTTTTGAAGAGGTACTCGAATATCTTAAAGATAGCAAAAAAGTAATATTAACAGGTTGTTCTTTATGTGCTTCCACTTGTAAAGTAGGCGGAGAAGAAGAAGTATTGGAAATGAAAAGTAAATTAGAGGAAAATGGCAAAGCAGTTTTAGGATATAAAATACTAGATCCTTCCTGCAATTTATTGAAAACTAGAAAGGATTTAAAGTCCTTAAAGGAAGAGTTAAAAGAGGCTGATGCAGTTTTATCTATGGCCTGTGGCGATGGAACTCAAACAGTTGCAAAACTTTTAAAAATTCCTGTTTATCCAGCTAATAATACATCATTTATAGGTGAAATAGAAAGAGTTGGACAGTATAAGGAAGCCTGTAAAGCTTGTGGAAGTTGTCAACTCGGATGGACTGGTGGAATTTGTCCAATAACAATGTGTGCTAAAGGTCTTTTAAATGGACCTTGTGGTGGTGCAAGAGATGGAAAATGTGAAGTGGATCCGGAAAATGATTGTGCTTGGATTTTAATATACAATAAGCTAAAAGAATTAAACAAGCTTGATAATTTATTAGAAATTAAAGAGCCAAGAGACTATCAAATTAATGCTCATCCAAGAAAAGTAGATTTAAGAGATAAGGAATAA
- a CDS encoding methylenetetrahydrofolate reductase, with translation MSLLKEAFERGEFGITAEMAPPKGIDLSHLIECAKAIKVRAHGVNVTDFQSATLKATSLATCKVLKDAGLEPVLQITGRDRNRIAIQGELLSAGVFGIENVLALTGDYTMTGDHPGAKPVYDLDSVGILSVASTIAQGKDMSGNDLTGMPKFYLGACVTPRYDPLELQILKMEKKIKAGAKFFQTQAVYDIDTLKIFREKTKHLDAKLMVGIIPLKSAGMAKYMNKNVPGIFVPDELIERMKGAENKVQEGIKISGEFIKKVKEEGLCDGVHIMAIGAEENVPLILDQAGL, from the coding sequence ATGAGCCTATTGAAAGAAGCTTTCGAAAGAGGAGAATTTGGAATAACAGCAGAAATGGCTCCTCCAAAAGGTATAGATCTTTCTCATTTAATAGAATGTGCTAAAGCAATAAAAGTTAGAGCACATGGAGTTAATGTTACAGATTTTCAATCTGCAACTTTAAAGGCTACTTCTTTAGCAACATGTAAAGTATTAAAAGATGCAGGATTAGAGCCTGTTCTTCAAATAACAGGGAGAGATAGAAATAGAATAGCAATTCAAGGAGAACTTTTATCTGCAGGGGTATTTGGAATTGAAAATGTACTAGCTCTTACAGGAGATTACACAATGACAGGAGATCATCCAGGAGCTAAGCCGGTTTATGATTTGGATAGTGTAGGAATACTTAGTGTGGCAAGCACTATAGCACAAGGAAAAGATATGTCAGGCAATGATTTAACTGGTATGCCTAAATTTTATTTAGGAGCTTGTGTAACTCCAAGATATGATCCTTTAGAATTACAAATTTTAAAAATGGAAAAGAAAATAAAGGCTGGTGCTAAATTTTTTCAAACACAAGCTGTATATGATATAGATACTTTAAAAATTTTTAGAGAAAAAACTAAGCATTTAGATGCAAAACTTATGGTGGGTATAATTCCATTAAAGTCAGCAGGTATGGCTAAATATATGAATAAAAATGTTCCAGGAATATTTGTTCCAGATGAATTAATTGAAAGAATGAAGGGTGCGGAAAATAAAGTTCAAGAAGGAATAAAAATATCTGGAGAGTTTATAAAGAAGGTAAAAGAAGAAGGTCTTTGTGATGGAGTTCACATAATGGCAATTGGTGCGGAAGAAAATGTGCCATTAATCTTAGATCAGGCAGGATTATAA